A window of Terriglobia bacterium genomic DNA:
TGGATCGCGTGGAAGAGACCACGGATCTCGTCCACCACACGGTCATCTCGCCCGTCCGCCAGATCGCCGGCATCGTGCAGGGCCTGACCGCCGGCCTGGGCGCGCTGCTGGGCCGCCGTTCGCGCCATCACGCCGGCCAGCCGCAGGACGAGATGTTTATCTGAATCTTTCTGGCGCGAACTCCTTCAGGTCAAACTCCGGCTGCACTCCGTGGATGAACTGCGTCACAACCACCGCCGTGATCGGCGCCATAAGGATGCCGTCGCGATAGTGGCCCGTGGCCAGAAAATATCCCTCCACGTCTCCGCGACCCAAGATCGGCAATCCATCCGGCGTGCCTGGCCGCAAGCCCGCCCACGCTTCCAATATCCGCGCCTGTCCAAGCTCGGGCAGAAGTTCCGCCGCTTTCTGATGCAGGTGTTGAATGGTGTTCGGATTGACCTGTTTGTCGAAGCCAGCATCCTCCAGCGTCGAACCCACCACGATGCGCCCGTCGCTGCGCGGCACCAGGTACACCGTCGGCGCGCGCACCACGTGCCGCAGCAGGTTGCGGCGCGACGGAATCAGCGCCAGCATCTGCCCCTTAACGGGTTTGGTGGGCGTGCGTCCCGGACCGAATGCGCTCGCCCATGCGCCCGCGCAGTTCACGACAACGGGTGCGTAAAACTCGGTTCTTGCGGTCTTTACTCCCACGACGGCTCCGTGGTTCAGCATCAGTCCCGTAGCCGGGCTGCCGGAGGCGATCTGGATTTCGCGGTGCTTGGCCACTTTCAGAAGCGCAGCCATCAGCGCCCGCGGATCTACGCTGCGTTCCTTCAGCGACACCGCAACTCCGGTGTACCTCAGCCATGGCTCCAGTGCTTTCAGCTTCTCGCCGTCGGTCATCTCGGCGGCGGTGGCCCCCAGCGTGGCCTTCGGGTCGGGGAAGTAGATGGTGCCGTCGTCGCGCAGGTCCGCGCGGCTGCCGGACTCGTCCTGCAGCTCGTGCACGAACTCGGGATACATCCGCGCGCTGGCCGTCGCCATCGGTCGGAGCGCTTCCGGCGTGTGCGGATCGAGATCGGCCAGCATTCCGGCCGCCGCATGCGATGCCTCGCGTCCAGGCTCACCGCGCTCCACCACCAGCACCTGCGTTCCGTGCTTTTTCAACGAATACGCCAGCGACATTCCGATAATCCCGCCGCCGACGATGATGGCATCCCAAGTCTTCACCGGGACATTCTACTGTGCCGTGTTGAATAGGATCTTTTCCACGGACTAATGCGTTGCCCGCCGACCTCTGCGCCTGCGCCTCGTCTTCGCCCACGAGCTTGGCAAACACCGCCAGCCTCTTGGGTGAGGCGGCGGCTCTGGAACTCGAGGACGCGCACCCGCTCAAGAAATCCGGGGTGGCGAATCTCCCGCCAGCAGGACAAATCAAACCTCATTGGCACGATCTGGGAGATCTACCTTGGCCTGATGTGTATCGCCGATACAATTTCCTTCAGCAGCCCACCATGCGCCGCGGTCGCCGCTCCCGGGCCCGGCGATGGTTGCGGCACAATGAATTGGACTTCGCCTTCCGCACCCGTGATCGGCGTGCCGTTGGCGTCCACTAACTGCACCATCACCGTGTGCGGGCCCGGCTTAAGACCATTGAAGGTGTAGTTGGTTGCGCTGGTCGTGACCGGGTCCTGGCTGTCCAGCTTCACTCGGAAGGTCGGCATCCCCGCCGCCGACGCGGCGTCGTTCTTCAACTCGTATTGCACGTTGACATAGTCTTGTCGCAGATGCTCTCCCGCTTTCGGCGACATGATCCGCAGTGCGCTTACCTGTGCGGCTGGATTGACTGTTTGGCCCGCTCCCTGCTTCGGCGAGCTTCGCGAGTTTTGCGCTCCCAAACTCGCCGGCAGCACAGCCAGCACGATTAGTAGGACGGCGATGATCCTTAGCTCTCTCACTTTGGCCTCCCAAGTTACTCCGCTCATGACCGAAGCTTGAGGCGCGCTAAGCGTGTAGATTCCAACCGTTGGAGTTCGGTTGTCCTCCCCTGGAGGTCGAAACCGAGTCTGTTATGTGCCCAGCGCTTGCGCCCCTTTCTCCGGGGTAATCTCCTGCTCATAAGACCTGCAATTGGAGCCCTAAGCTCGTGCCGTACCCGCTGTTCCATGCGCTCCAGCGCGGAACTGGCAGCCCGCGGCTCCCGTCATTGACACTCCCTGGGTTTCTGCTGAAGAATGCAGGTGGCCTTCATCGCCAGTCAGGAGACTTATGTCCGAAGAAGACGGCCGAATTATTTCGCCAGCAGATAACCCGGATACCGAGACCTCCTCCAACGGCAGCATGCTGCGCAACGTGCTGCTTGGCATCGCCATCGTTTACGTGATTGCTTCGCTGTATTTCATCTTTGATTCCCGCGGCCGCATCGACAAGCTGGAAGCCGCGCAAACCGCCGCGAAAGCGGAAAACGCCCAGCTCCTGAAACGCCTCGGCATCACCGAAGCCAGCCTCAAGGCCGCCAGCCAGGCCGAACAGGTCCTGGCTGAAAAAGTCGGCATGACGCAGAAGGACATCGCCTCGCGTTCCGCCGCCCTTCAGCGCCAGCAGAGAGAGGCCGAACAGCGGCTGAGCGAGCAGACCAAGCAGGTCAGCGGGGAAGTGGCCGGCGTCAAAACCGAGCTCGGCGGCGCCAAGACCGAAATCGCAACGACGCGCACCGACCTGGAAGCTACCAAGTCGAAGCTGGAGCGCGTTATGGGCGACCTCGGCGTGCAGAGCGGTCTGATCGCTCATACGCGTGAGGACCTCGAGACGCTCAAGCACCGCGGCGATCGCAACATCTACGAATTCAGTTTGCAGAAGGGCAGGCACCCCACTCCGGTATCCACCATCAGCCTGCAACTGAAAAAAGTGGACGCCAAGAAGGGCAAGTACACCCTCAACGTCATGGCCGACGACCGCACCATCGAGAAGAAAGACCGCACTTTGTTCGAGCCGCTCCAGTTCTACTCCGGACGCGATCGCAACTTGTACGAAGTCGTGGTCCTCTCGACCGAGAAGAACAAAGTGACTGGCTATCTCAGCACGCCGAAGGGCGCACCGGTCCCGATCGTGAAGCAGTAACGATCTGAAAACCCTGGACCGCAAAGAACGCCAAGGCTGCAGAGGAAGCCACGGATCTTACGCGTCAACGCGGCTCGACCATTTCGGTTTCGATCCGTGTGCATCCGTGAAATCCGTGGCGTTTTTGTCCTTTGTGTACTTTGCGTCCTGCGGTTTAATGTTTCGGCCTCGAAGGCCTGCACTCACAACTCGAAAGTGCCCACTCATGTACCCCGGCTACGCGGTTCTCCTACAGATCGTCGCCCGCACACTCGTCATTTACCTGGTCGTGCTGATCGGCGTTCGTCTCAGCGGCAAGCGCGAAGTCGGCCAGATGACCCCGTTCGACCTCACGCTCCTGCTGCTCATCAGCAACGCGGTGCAGAACGCCATGACCGGCCCCGACACTTCGCTCCTCGGCGGCATCGTCGCCGCCGCTACCCTGCTGGTGGTGAATTATCTGGTGGCTGAAGTGTCCGGTAAGGACCGACGTTTACGGCGTGTCATCGAGGGCTCGCCCACGTTGCTGGTACACAACGGCCAAGTGCTCGAGTCGCACTTGGCGCGTGAGCACGTCTCGC
This region includes:
- the thiO gene encoding glycine oxidase ThiO translates to MKTWDAIIVGGGIIGMSLAYSLKKHGTQVLVVERGEPGREASHAAAGMLADLDPHTPEALRPMATASARMYPEFVHELQDESGSRADLRDDGTIYFPDPKATLGATAAEMTDGEKLKALEPWLRYTGVAVSLKERSVDPRALMAALLKVAKHREIQIASGSPATGLMLNHGAVVGVKTARTEFYAPVVVNCAGAWASAFGPGRTPTKPVKGQMLALIPSRRNLLRHVVRAPTVYLVPRSDGRIVVGSTLEDAGFDKQVNPNTIQHLHQKAAELLPELGQARILEAWAGLRPGTPDGLPILGRGDVEGYFLATGHYRDGILMAPITAVVVTQFIHGVQPEFDLKEFAPERFR
- a CDS encoding DUF421 domain-containing protein, producing the protein MYPGYAVLLQIVARTLVIYLVVLIGVRLSGKREVGQMTPFDLTLLLLISNAVQNAMTGPDTSLLGGIVAAATLLVVNYLVAEVSGKDRRLRRVIEGSPTLLVHNGQVLESHLAREHVSHDELMRALREHGIGDLGDVALAVLEVDGSISALKYDDITAAAQPHKRLKFLRKNQ